In the genome of Arachis hypogaea cultivar Tifrunner chromosome 9, arahy.Tifrunner.gnm2.J5K5, whole genome shotgun sequence, the window TGAAATACCGGTATACTGGTATATTTGAAAACTTTCCTAAGCTTTTAGGCAAAAGCGGATCTAGAGGGGCGAGTAGTGGCAAGGGACGAGTAGTGGCCTCATCCCCCCCTCCCCCCTCCAAAATTTTTAGGGAATTATACTTATATATAATATgtgtttaaagaaataaaaaatattgtgtaATTTAGTAGttttatgtatattattttttactatgtgATCGATTTATGTCTCGCTTATTTaacttactaatattttttatttaaccaatttaatatcataccctcaaatttttgtactttttaaattagtttttatataatcaTCTCTATATctattattaaaaaaacatatgTAACATTTATATtatcatataaaatattaataataacttacaTAGTTATGTTTTAGTAATCACATTGTGTACtaaagatttttttataaaaaaatactcatttttcttttaaatgtatgttgttaaaaaaaattataaagatattATATAAGAGTATTGTGTCTTTCACATAATCAATagtttataatttgtttataaattttttaaaattttaaaagaattaattttaattaataagatatgttatattattttaactaaacacactataaattattgatattttgttatttcaTAATGTATTATTGATattgttatgttttttttatataactatcatgctaacaataaaattgtgaaaaaaaatttataatttttttaatatatattaaccaactcaataactatatattatgtctaaattatttttataaaataaaaaaatataacaaaaataattaaaaagttcgTCTAAAATGCAACcctttcatattaaaatttttagatccatcTCTATTTTTAGGTTTCATATAAAATTACCATATTATTCAAACAACAACATAAAAGAAAGCATCTATTTTAAATACATTTATACTACcataaaaaatagtatttatataattaatttaacattaatttcataatttcacacactaaattatttatttctaaaaatatatatagtataaaaaaatattaatttatatcaataatCTGAATTCTAATATTGCATATTCTATTTGGAGAATAAATTTTGttttacaaaaattaatttatctctctatctatctataatatataaaaaataaaatcaaataacccAATAATTTATTGACATATTAGATAACTTCTAATATTGCCACGTaaacattttaataaaattattattttattattttctatcatcacattttttgtgcttcttatgtagtgtttaatcttattttttaatattttaatttttttatttctatgtaaattattttatacctttaataacaatattatttttatttttgatataattGTGCTTATCAATTATATACTATctctgtcatatatatatatcacttttttttcaacaatttatattattaatattatttagatgttataataataatgttaaaaaTACATTATGCCATAATTCATAAAaatatagatattatttttaattattgaaatattatATTCCTATTTCATTACATCTAATAGCTTTATTCTTACACtagtatttaaatttattaaacatatatattaGATAATAAACCCTTTCAAACACTAGAATATATATAATGTCTTAACAATTTTATCTAgacttaatattaatttttaaggttTCGTTATTAAATACTTtcttatacataaaaattaattcagtTTAGTTACACACAACCGGCAGGTTAAAATctagttattaatatttttgcATTCATAAAAGTATATATATGCATGAGTGAACAAGTAGCGATTTAAACCGAAGTTCTCTTTTACATAGGTACATAGTGTCACTAAGCTAATAATTCAATTtgctaataatacatgaatatTTGATATTATGAAATAAGGAAGGACCAAATATTGTATGAgtggaaataattttttttcctttttctcgcAGATTAGATCGGGTAGGATTAGGTTGAGAGCTTTAGGATGTGAGTTAGTCGGATTAGGATGGGGTTTAAATCCTACCTTACCCTACCGGTTTAAATTCTACCTTACCCTACCCCATCCATGTCACGCCTACGTATACACAGTAAAAATAAACCCAAATACATAgaaaacagataaaaatgcaaaacTATTTCTAACTTCTAGTCATTATGATAATACTTCTTATATCACTCACCTCGTTAATCTTCTAAAGATGTTGGTTACCAAATTTGTCCTTCAATATTTGAAAATGTCAACACAATAATCCctcaaaaagaaaattaaaattgacattTATCATATGCTTTGGATTTTTCTATCACAACCTTGCATTTTTCATCTCTTTTTCTTACCtgcaaaagagaagagaaaaaggaaagatgaCACCATGACTCTGAATTGAAGTAGAAGCTCGTTTGAATATATTGTTCAGAAATATAGTATAGAGTAATCATATACCTGGCAAAAAATTGtcctaattattattttattttctatgcacAAAATAAGGAGTTCCGATCAAATAAACCAAACACACGAAACTAAAGAATTACCTCAACTTGAGGAATTTTGCCTCTAAGCAACATATCAACACTTTTGTCTGTCTGCAGATGGAAAGCATGAACAAGTTAAATTCAACTCTCATATGAACATACCAAAACTTGAACAAGCAACATATCAAATTAGCAACACTTTTGTATGTCTTTAACATGTTTTCTAGGGTAAATAACTTAACAAGTTGTTATTAGGATGCCAAGTAAACAAGTCATGTATCAAACAATTAATTGGGGCTTGTACCAGTGAAAGGTACACTGGGAACGACTCAATGTTAATCAGGTTATTAATGTGCCagcaattaatatttatttttattttatgattgcaAAGTCACAATCAGAATTTAGCTGTCTCCGAGACAGGAGTTTTTCACGATcaacagtaaaataaataaataaataataataatgatgatgatgatgaattagCATACCTGATGTGTAAGCCAGTAGTATCTGTCTCTCATCTCGATCAGGAAATCAAATGTTGGAGGAGCTTTCCTTTCAAGAATTGTCTTTTGACAATTTCTTGCTCTAGCTTCTGCATCTCCCAGAGTAACAGCTCCTATTCCACCAATCTGGCAAAACAAGAGGAGGTGAATGTTGATGTTACACTCTGCTGGGTTGCATAATACACACAATTCAACTGAATAAGCGTTATAATTTTTTTGGCTTAATTGTGAGCTTCTTATGAAATTTCTACTACAGCATAAAAATCAAATGCAGTCTCAGGCTCTTTTAATAGAGGGAAACAATTACAAATGAGGAAATAAGTGAAAAAAGAGAGAATGAGGCACTCTCACAAGAaaggcaaaaaaataaaaaataaaaaataaatcctaAGAGCTTGAGCCATGTAATAAGGAATATGGATATCTCTGCATATCTAACAAATAAACACCCTCTAAAAAGAGTTCATTTGAAGAGCAACACATAAATatgcaaagaagaaaaagcagGTTCAGAAGAGGCAGTTATCTTGTCCTAAGGTATCTAATAGCCACAATTAATCCTATCATAAATAATGTCATTTCACACAATAATCTaatgaattgcatgtttttgccACTTAAAACTTGCAGGTCATCAGAACAATACTCGcagcaaattttaaaatcaaatcacgAATGCATAGCCAAACTAAATCAGAACAAGTTTGTGAGTTGTCTAGAAATTTTATAACTGACCCATTTGCCGATCAAGAAAGCAGCTAGTACAGCTAAAGCTTACATCCAAGAATGTACAGGTAGTAAAGTTAGAGTGCCACGTATTGAAGCTAGAGTGCTCAAGTTCTTGAAAGAGAGCGACAACAAAATCTTAAATGTTATTGCCACAATAATATTATAATGTAAGGATTAAAACTAACCAGATCTGAGAGTGTTCGATTCTTCATGATATTCTCAAGCTGTTGTCCATGAGCAGTCCCAATAAGCATGATTCCCCTCTCAGCAATTGATCGGCAAGCATGAGCTTCGGCTTCTGTGCCAATCTCATCAACTATAATCACCTGAGGCATATGATTTTCTACTGCCTCAAGCATCACTCTATGTTGCATTGATGGCTCAGGTACCTGCATCCTTCGTGCACTCCCTATTGCAGCATGCGGAATATTGCCATCACCTCCGATTTCATTGCTGGTATCAACAATTACCTATGACATTTGCAAGCATTCATTCTATCACAAACTGatctacaatatatatatatagacacacaaAAGGTGTACTTTGAGGAGAAAAGAGTGCCATAAGATACAGAAAGTCAATGTACCACTCTCTTGTGAAATTCATCTGACAGTACACGAGCAATCTCTCGTATAACAGTAGTCTTACCAACCCCAGGcctgaaagaataagaaaaaaaggaaatcggttatcaaaatttacaaagaaatttAGACACTTTACTAAGCTGTGAGACTGAGATGAGCAAGTTATCAGACCATGATAGATGACTTTTACTATTAATAGATGATTTCacaatgaaaaattagaaatCCCTAGAGTAAAGGGATTCTATCATATTTTCCAATAAACAACCACAAACAAAGAATCCAATCCTTAAAATGTTTAAATTCAACTCCAAGTGGCAATTGGATGAAGCACAACCACACAGTTgtacaaatataatatataaagcaaACATGAAGAAGatcatatcaaaattaatttcttatctAATAAATGATGAATCACTTTCATAGGGAGCACATTTGCACTTCAATTATGAACAATATCCACCAATCTCATAATATCAATTGAAATTACTTAGTACACCATATGGGTAGTGTTGCTACACCTTCCCACAAATAAAATGCTCTTCCAGTATTGAAGCAGGTCATAAACCATGTCAATCTGGCCACTTACTGCCCTTCCAACGCGGCATGTCAAGCCAACTATGCCACCTTTCCTACTCCGTATTGCAGATATTCTGTGCAATGTACCCTCGATGCCGGCTCTATTGTCCCTGCCGAACTCTCCAACAGCTTGTTGAGCATATTCCAGCTCTTTCACAGTTACCTGGCTATACATTTGTCAAGAGATCACATAACCACTCCAAGGCAAATTTCTTGTTTGCAAACTTAATTTTCAATACATTAGAAAACTTCagcaattaatttttttcatatattcaGCTTGAAAATAATGCATATTCTTAAGGAAagttataacaataaatgaagaGATTTTGAATCCAAAAATAGGAAGCAAAAGCATGAATAACTAGAATGCATGCATGGTCACCTCAGACTCCCTTATATATTGCCCTCCTTCTTTACCAAGATAACGTGCCTCTGGCAAACGACCCAAATCCAATATAACCTAACAAACACCAAAAAGAGCATCAAATTACTGCCATATGGCCCATATcatgataattaaattatatgCATTAAGGCAAAAAGCAAACCCTGAaccaaaatgaaatattttctaattaaaaaagcGGAAAACCGTAAATTAAATAGGAATGTAAATTGAGAAGTGAGGTAGTGACCTCTAAGAGTTGAGCCCTGTCCGGTTCATTGAGGAGATTGTCATGCAAATCGGATGGAAGAATCTGCAACACAAGACCTAGGTATTCATCGATAACAATGAAGAAATGAATTGTTTCAATGGAAAATCTAAAAAGTAGTAACCTGTAAGAGAGCTTGGAGATCATCGTTCTGGGGAAGAGGGGAAGAAGCGGGAAAACAAGATGCTCTAACATGGAGATTGAGGTAAGTTGGTGGTTGCAACCGAAGAGCGAAGTTGAATGTGGTAAGTGGAATTGGCTTAACATTCAGATTCCACGGATTCCATGAAATGGATAGGCGTGCTGCCGCCAATGGTTTCCCAACAACCATTTTTTTGGTTCCTTCCACTCCCTTGCTTTATTTCCCTCCTTTATCCTCGATATTATTCCAAGGACAATTATAGCATACAGATGTGTTTGTAAAGATATGCTCTTTTGTTCGATGTGAAGCTGACACGTGGATTTCTGCTGGTAATTGGAGGAGCAGCTCGCAGACCTTTCTGAACAGCTTGCAGACGTTGCAGGGCTGGTTTACAAAGGCTCCACATTGTAGCTAAGCCGGTGGATGGAGAGACCAGGTCAGCTTGAGAATCCCGTTGAAAGGATGTGAATGGACTTATCGTTGTTGGGCTTTGTTTAATTCCTAAAATGTTACGATTGGGCTGGGGTTGTTTGATTGATTAGGATTTTTTGATATAATGGACTGTAACCggaaataaaagagagaaaatcGGATAATAAATTCAAAACTTCTATTTCAATGTTGGGGATAGGCCCCAAAAGATAATGGATTGATCCATTTAGATCATTGTTTTGAGAAAATTGTTTCTTTTCCAATCATAGAAAAAATCTTATCGTATATAGTTTCCCATGAATATGTGATAAACCACATTCTTTTAAACTATTTGggataacaaataataaatatgtttaagtaattcaatttgaaatttaaattcggTGTTTATATACCACATTCTTTTAAGCTATTTCTTTTATGCTTTACTTTACACTTTTGTTGTTATCAAAAGATTTTTGTgatttctaaaaaattaattagtaagtAAATTAACAAATTACCAACTTGTGTACATTGAATTAAGTGTATTTTATTTCAATCAGACTAATTAATTTTCTTGTTAATATTTAGTAGGTAACATTGTATTTGGAGTAAATCGAATTAGGCTATTTCAATTTATGTAAGT includes:
- the LOC112711130 gene encoding uncharacterized protein ycf45 isoform X1; its protein translation is MVVGKPLAAARLSISWNPWNLNVKPIPLTTFNFALRLQPPTYLNLHVRASCFPASSPLPQNDDLQALLQILPSDLHDNLLNEPDRAQLLEVILDLGRLPEARYLGKEGGQYIRESEVTVKELEYAQQAVGEFGRDNRAGIEGTLHRISAIRSRKGGIVGLTCRVGRAVSGQIDMVYDLLQYWKSILFVGRPGVGKTTVIREIARVLSDEFHKRVVIVDTSNEIGGDGNIPHAAIGSARRMQVPEPSMQHRVMLEAVENHMPQVIIVDEIGTEAEAHACRSIAERGIMLIGTAHGQQLENIMKNRTLSDLIGGIGAVTLGDAEARARNCQKTILERKAPPTFDFLIEMRDRYYWLTHQTDKSVDMLLRGKIPQVEVRKRDEKCKVVIEKSKAYDKCQF
- the LOC112711130 gene encoding uncharacterized protein ycf45 isoform X2: MVVGKPLAAARLSISWNPWNLNVKPIPLTTFNFALRLQPPTYLNLHVRASCFPASSPLPQNDDLQALLQILPSDLHDNLLNEPDRAQLLEVILDLGRLPEARYLGKEGGQYIRESEVTVKELEYAQQAVGEFGRDNRAGIEGTLHRISAIRSRKGGIVGLTCRVGRAVSGQIDMVYDLLQYWKSILFVGRPGVGKTTVIREIARVLSDEFHKRVVIVDTSNEIGGDGNIPHAAIGSARRMQVPEPSMQHRVMLEAVENHMPQVIIVDEIGTEAEAHACRSIAERGIMLIGTAHGQQLENIMKNRTLSDLIGGIGAVTLGDAEARARNCQKTILERKAPPTFDFLIEMRDRYYWLTHQTDKSVDMLLRGKIPQVEVYDYSILYF